In one window of Syntrophales bacterium DNA:
- the recJ gene encoding single-stranded-DNA-specific exonuclease RecJ: MKSDGVKLIITVDCGISDFEEVSYARTIGIDTIILDHHEVPERIPTAVAVINPNRKDCQFPFKYLAAVGIVFNFLIALRSSLRKDGFWRNNRYPNLKEYLDLVALGTIGDISPLIDENRIFTKIGLDLITEGKRIGLRTLKEISGLENQALDSRKVSFCLTPRINAAGRIGSPRDAVQLLLADDMEEAREMARKLDVYNRKRQVMERTILDEILDEIKKMSDPEKSSSLVFASPKWHPGVIGIVASRLVDLYCRPVILISLKDGIGKGSGRSIDDFNIYEGLKRCDSLLLSYGGHQYAAGISIREEDVKKFASLLNNVTQENLKVADFTTQTIIDAQCNLNDITRDLLYQIDTLAPFGRKNPEPILCVKNVNVTTSTIVGNNHLRMRVNGDGVSYNSIWFSKGHFIHTLSGSALDIVFTPQINNWKGSDNIQLKMRDVAPPI; this comes from the coding sequence ATAAAAAGTGACGGGGTGAAACTGATTATCACAGTAGACTGCGGTATCTCCGACTTTGAAGAGGTATCCTATGCCCGAACGATCGGTATAGATACCATCATATTAGATCATCACGAGGTTCCAGAGAGGATCCCTACTGCCGTTGCGGTAATTAATCCGAATCGTAAGGACTGCCAGTTTCCTTTTAAGTATCTCGCCGCTGTTGGCATTGTTTTTAATTTTCTTATCGCCCTGAGAAGCAGTTTACGAAAAGACGGTTTCTGGAGAAATAACAGGTATCCAAACCTGAAGGAATATTTAGACCTTGTTGCTCTGGGTACCATTGGTGATATCTCTCCCCTTATTGACGAGAACAGGATATTCACAAAGATTGGACTTGATCTAATCACGGAGGGCAAAAGGATAGGATTGAGGACCTTAAAGGAGATAAGCGGGTTAGAAAATCAGGCCCTCGACTCGAGGAAGGTATCTTTTTGCCTTACACCCAGGATCAATGCAGCGGGACGTATTGGATCGCCCAGGGACGCAGTACAGCTCCTACTGGCCGACGACATGGAAGAGGCCAGGGAAATGGCAAGAAAACTTGATGTCTACAATCGGAAACGACAGGTTATGGAGAGGACCATTCTCGATGAAATCCTCGACGAAATAAAAAAAATGAGCGATCCCGAAAAATCAAGCTCCCTTGTGTTTGCCTCTCCTAAATGGCACCCGGGCGTGATCGGTATCGTGGCCTCAAGGCTGGTAGATCTGTACTGCCGGCCTGTCATATTGATAAGTCTGAAGGATGGTATTGGAAAAGGTTCGGGAAGGAGCATTGACGATTTCAACATTTATGAAGGTTTGAAAAGATGTGATTCTTTACTGTTGTCCTATGGGGGACATCAATACGCTGCCGGCATCTCGATCAGGGAAGAAGACGTAAAAAAATTTGCCAGTCTTCTCAATAATGTAACCCAAGAAAACTTAAAAGTTGCGGATTTTACCACGCAAACCATCATTGATGCTCAATGCAATCTCAATGATATTACCCGTGACCTCCTCTATCAGATAGATACCCTCGCCCCATTTGGCAGAAAGAATCCCGAACCAATTCTGTGTGTCAAGAATGTCAATGTCACAACATCTACCATTGTAGGAAATAATCACTTACGGATGCGTGTAAACGGGGATGGTGTATCTTATAATTCCATATGGTTCAGTAAGGGGCATTTTATCCATACCCTATCAGGATCGGCCCTTGATATTGTCTTTACCCCTCAGATTAACAACTGGAAGGGGTCAGATAATATTCAGTTGAAGATGAGAGACGTTGCGCCTCCAATATAG
- a CDS encoding acyl-CoA dehydrogenase family protein, which yields MDFRLTAEQESLKREFEEFFAREESRAPEGWSGGLFAIFESDENWAYHRSVAERLAEKGWLSLPWPKEYGGKEHSYIEQLIFNEVKAYHRVPGVDMWGPQIVAPSILEHGSEELKKKWLPRIARGEINWCQGWSEPNAGSDLASLTTKAVEDGDDFVINGQKIWTTGAHRADHIFFLARTDQNAPKHRGITYFVSEIDKPGITIRPLLYMHKKREYNEVFFDNFRVPKKNVVGQVNQGWYVTMAGINFERSMIGTVAELKRGLEELVEFCKKTVHHGRPLGEATLVRQKLAQMAIELEATKQWAYYVSWLQSKGQNVPAESSAAKWFSSELTVRFANIAIEIMGLYGTLKEGSKWARLQGRYEDLCQASLGITIAGGTTETMKNIIAWMGLKLPR from the coding sequence ATGGATTTTCGATTGACTGCGGAACAAGAGTCCCTGAAAAGGGAATTTGAGGAATTTTTTGCCCGGGAGGAGAGTCGTGCCCCGGAAGGATGGTCAGGGGGGCTTTTTGCCATTTTTGAATCAGATGAAAATTGGGCATACCATCGTTCGGTAGCAGAAAGGTTAGCCGAAAAGGGGTGGTTATCTCTGCCCTGGCCTAAAGAGTATGGCGGAAAGGAGCACAGTTACATTGAACAGCTTATCTTCAATGAAGTAAAGGCCTACCATCGGGTGCCTGGTGTGGATATGTGGGGCCCGCAGATTGTCGCTCCCAGTATTCTGGAACATGGTTCCGAAGAATTGAAGAAAAAATGGCTGCCCAGGATCGCCAGGGGCGAGATCAACTGGTGCCAGGGTTGGTCTGAACCGAATGCCGGTTCAGACCTGGCTTCTCTCACCACCAAGGCAGTGGAGGATGGTGACGACTTTGTGATCAATGGGCAAAAGATATGGACTACAGGCGCACACCGGGCAGACCATATCTTCTTTTTGGCCCGCACAGACCAGAATGCCCCCAAGCATAGGGGGATTACCTATTTTGTCAGCGAGATTGACAAACCGGGGATAACCATCCGCCCGTTATTGTATATGCACAAAAAACGGGAATATAATGAGGTTTTCTTTGATAACTTTCGGGTTCCCAAGAAGAACGTAGTAGGACAGGTAAATCAGGGCTGGTATGTAACGATGGCGGGGATAAATTTTGAACGCTCGATGATAGGAACAGTTGCGGAACTTAAGAGGGGATTGGAAGAGCTTGTGGAATTTTGTAAAAAAACAGTACACCATGGCCGACCATTGGGCGAGGCTACCCTGGTTCGTCAAAAGTTAGCCCAGATGGCGATTGAACTTGAGGCAACAAAGCAGTGGGCTTACTATGTGTCCTGGCTCCAGAGTAAAGGCCAGAATGTCCCCGCGGAATCATCGGCTGCCAAGTGGTTCTCATCGGAATTAACCGTTCGCTTCGCAAATATTGCCATCGAGATCATGGGCCTCTACGGCACCCTGAAAGAGGGATCAAAATGGGCAAGGCTTCAGGGCAGATATGAGGATTTGTGCCAAGCTAGTTTGGGTATCACCATTGCCGGAGGGACTACCGAGACCATGAAAAACATTATTGCCTGGATGGGTTTAAAACTTCCCAGATAG
- a CDS encoding acyl-CoA dehydrogenase family protein, which translates to MNLDFTETQEILKKTAREFMARYYPKSLVRELEEDAIGFRSDIWKEMAKLGWLGWIIPEEYDGVGGSFMDTVVLFEEMGRACFLLPFFSTVICTLPLVTAGSEEQKKEFLPGIASGETIFSLALTEPSATYDAAGINTRAVVQGNEYLINGTKLFIHDAQVAHYFLCAARTKTNESRPEDGITLFIVDAKIPGIKITPLHTIADDKQCEVIFENVKVAEKYVVGQLHQGFPIIEKLLEYAAMAKCAEMMGGADWVVENCTSYATERVQYGKPIGSYGIIQNYLAEMWAEIGIAKRFTYYAAWLLNEGLPCSKEVAMAKSWAGDVYRRWTRMGVQIFGGIGTTREHDMGLYYRRGRQAPLLFGDPDSLREKVAQEMGL; encoded by the coding sequence ATGAATCTTGATTTCACTGAAACCCAGGAGATTTTGAAAAAAACCGCGAGGGAGTTTATGGCCAGATACTACCCCAAGAGCCTGGTGAGGGAACTGGAAGAAGACGCGATAGGGTTCAGGAGCGATATCTGGAAAGAGATGGCAAAACTCGGCTGGCTGGGATGGATTATACCTGAAGAGTATGATGGTGTCGGCGGCAGCTTTATGGATACTGTTGTCCTCTTTGAGGAAATGGGACGCGCCTGTTTCCTCCTGCCTTTCTTCTCTACCGTTATCTGTACACTACCCCTTGTGACTGCTGGGTCAGAGGAGCAGAAGAAGGAATTCTTACCCGGGATAGCAAGCGGAGAGACTATTTTCAGCCTGGCCCTGACAGAGCCCAGCGCCACGTATGATGCTGCGGGAATCAATACGAGGGCCGTGGTACAGGGGAATGAATATCTCATAAATGGTACCAAATTGTTTATCCATGATGCCCAGGTAGCCCACTACTTTCTATGTGCGGCGAGGACCAAAACCAATGAAAGCCGCCCGGAGGATGGCATTACTCTCTTTATCGTTGATGCCAAAATCCCGGGGATAAAAATCACCCCCCTGCACACCATTGCCGATGACAAACAGTGCGAGGTCATCTTTGAAAATGTGAAGGTAGCAGAAAAGTACGTAGTGGGACAGTTGCATCAGGGCTTTCCCATTATAGAAAAGTTGCTGGAGTATGCAGCCATGGCGAAATGTGCTGAAATGATGGGCGGCGCCGATTGGGTTGTAGAAAACTGCACTTCCTACGCAACAGAAAGGGTACAGTACGGTAAGCCTATCGGCAGTTATGGAATAATTCAGAACTACTTGGCTGAGATGTGGGCCGAGATAGGTATCGCCAAGAGATTTACCTATTATGCCGCCTGGTTGCTGAACGAGGGACTTCCCTGTAGTAAGGAAGTGGCGATGGCTAAATCGTGGGCCGGCGATGTTTACCGGCGCTGGACCCGCATGGGCGTTCAGATATTTGGCGGAATCGGCACTACGAGAGAGCATGATATGGGGCTGTACTATCGCCGTGGACGGCAGGCTCCCCTCCTTTTTGGTGATCCTGATTCACTTCGGGAAAAAGTGGCTCAAGAGATGGGACTTTAA